From the genome of Epinephelus moara isolate mb chromosome 10, YSFRI_EMoa_1.0, whole genome shotgun sequence, one region includes:
- the gng12b gene encoding guanine nucleotide-binding protein G(I)/G(S)/G(O) subunit gamma-7: MSSKMQSSSSIAQARRMVQQLRIEAGIERIKVSKASSDLMRYCGEHAKNDPLLMGIPASENPFKDKKPCTVL; this comes from the exons atgtcatcaaaaatgcaGAGCTCCAGTAGCATAGCGCAGGCCAGGCGGATGGTGCAGCAGCTGAGGATAGAGGCCGGCATCGAGAGGATAAAG GTGTCCAAAGCCTCATCAGACCTGATGCGCTACTGTGGAGAACATGCCAAGAATGACCCGCTGCTCATGGGCATCCCCGCTTCAGAAAACCCTTTCAAGGACAAGAAGCCTTGCACTGTTTTGTAG